CATTTTTTAATGGCACTAAAGCTTGACTAGTTGAGATGGCTTGGTTCTTTAACATAATTCATCTTTGTACCATGACTAaggtcgattttttttttatctgtgaTTTGATTTTAGCTGATGGAACTTATGCTGTGAAGAAAGTTCTGATTCAGAACAAGGAGCAACTTGAATTGGTGCGGGAGGAGATTCGTGTTTCGTCCTTGTTCAACCACCCTAACTTGCTTCCTCTCCTTGATCACGCTATTATCTCTGTTAAGGTAGATAAGCACTGCTCTCAAACTTTCATAGTTGATGTTTGTCTCTGTAGTTTTCTCATGTGAAGTCCGGGTTTAGAAAAGTGTGTTGATTTTTGATCTGGTTAGGACGGCCAAGGGGGAGCTCGGAAACACGAGGCCTTCTTGCTATTCCCTGTTCACCTTGATGGGACCTTGCTGGATAACTCCACATCGATGAAGGCTAAAAAGGAATCATTCTCAACAGCTGATGTTTTGCATATATTTCGCCAGGTAACTaaactctcttctttctccttgacaaagaaaaaaactttgGTTACCTGCACTTTTCTTCATCCCTTGCAACTAACCATGTCATTAGTTGTATGACTATAGCCATGTGAATTGCAAGTGTTTTGATTGCCGAAAGTTATTCCCACTGCAGCTTTGTGATGGGCTCAAACACATGCACTCTCTGGAGCCACCATATGCTCACAACGATGTCAAGCCTGGAAACGTGCTTTTAACACGTAGAAAAGGACAGCCTCCACTTGCGATTTTGATGGACTTTGGGAGTGCTCGTCCATCACGGAAGCAAATCCGTTCCCGTCAAGAGGCCTTACAGTTACAGGTTCTATATCCATCCCTTATTAATACTCATTACGAGCCTCTGAGATCATGCTACTACTCcgtattttgtatttatataattcCATTTCTGATCGGTCATGAACTTGTTATGTTCTGTTGTgaattttttcatgttttcttgACTTTAATAGGAATGGGCATCTGAACATTGTTCAGCACCGTTCCGAGCTCCAGAGCTCTGGGATTGCCCAAGCCATGCAGATATCGATGAGAGAACAGATATTTGGTCTCTAGGCTGCACGTTATACGCAATAATGTAAACATGATTATCATCCCTCTAAGATTAAACAAGTCATGTACTTAgttaattaaaaagagagagtTTTTTGCAGGTATGGAATGTCTCCATTTGAATATGCACTTGGAGAATCTGGTGGAAGTCTTCAGCTAGCAATCATGAACGCTCAGATAAAATGGCCAAACACAGGACCAAAGGCTTCGTATCCTGAAGCTCTTCACCAGTTCGTGACTTGGATGCTGCAACCGCAGGCTGCGGTTCGACCGCGCATTGGCGATATCATCATCCACGTCGACAAATTGATCGAGAAATTCACCAAATGAATCCTTTATTCTAGTGGCTTTTGAAAGATGTAAAAGAAACGTTCACCAGGTACATGGATGGGTACACACATAAACGCATtgtctctctcttttatttacATGTTTAGGTATTTGATACATTCTTAATGTAATTTGAAACTGTTAGCATTTgttgtcttttgtttttctttacttGTGGTAACCAACAAATTTACTTACggacaacatatatatatatatatatatatatatatatatccatgtAAAATAGTGgttttttaaatgcaaaatagtGTTTTTTTGTCGTAGTAATGgtttataatgatttttttttataatgatttCTCGTGTTGCGCAGCATAACGTTTTAGTATAATATTGTTCTGTAAGCTATATAGTACATTTAAGAGATGTATAAGAGTAACATTAACCCTTAAAACCCCATTTGggttcttattttatttttattttttaaaaaaaaaaaattaaaaacgaactAATCGCGGGGCGCCATGTGTCAGTGGAGCCCGCGAACAGTATAAAAACCCACCAAACTTGCCTCTTggagaagagaaggaagaggtggttttagagaaaattataGGACCCACCTTTTAAGAACCCACTTAAAAGttggggttaatcatgctctaaagcAGTGTTCACTAGGTGCATGGGTGCACATAAATACATAGCCGTAGACATGACATGTTGTCGAAGGAGTTATTCcctatttaaattaaattattttggtaTAGATGAAGTGTACGACCTTTTACTTTTACGGATTTGAGTCACTTCAGGGAAACAAAAGTAATAAATAGTGCAAGTCAATTTCTGGAAGATAAATGTCTGAACACCATTTATTTCACAGTcagtaaaattattaatttcaaGCGTAACTTCTGGCTTCTGTGACTCTAAAGTGGAAAGATCTACAGTTCCCCACTTCCCCacataataaaatgatgatCGTACCTTTATACTTATTCCTCTCTATGCATGGCTCTATATTTCCATTTTCAGAAACTTCTGATATTTTAACCAATAAACCCAAATTCCCAATATTTATCTAATAAAACTGACGAAATTCAATATTTGGAACTTTACCAAAAGTTTATCAATAATATAacgtttcttaaaaaaaaattgatcaactCCAGACCTCTTCGATATTACAGAATGATCCTGAACTGAAATTTAGATAGTAGCCTGCACTGGAATTAAACCAATCCTGATATAGGTAAATTTACTGCACTGCATGCgaaagaaatatatttaattttctgttGTGACATAGCAAGCAAGAGCTGTTTGAACTTTTTGAGGAAGAGAGAAACGACTTAACAGCAGTGAATTAAAGAAAGACAGAACAACGCAAGTCACATGGATATAGTAAATTTTAGTACTTCTTATTTACTGTCCATTACACATATTTTCTCACCAGATTAAAGTTATTCTCCTCAACCATATTGATTTAATTGGATAGATTGCAAAAATAGAAACCTAACATAATAAAAAAGCTTGAAAACATTCTTCCCTTACATTTTCATTCTGCCTAGAAACATTCTTCTTTTACACTTCTCTTACTTATAAGCGCATCTCTAACAatgacaccaaatttggtgttttggtattataattattttgtcaaCTTCAACAATGACACCAAATTTTAggctataatatatttatatattattttatgttttcagttttaaagtttttatatttttattatttgtaattgataaataattatcttatcatgtttagattattatttatatttttattatttgtaagtgATAAATGATAATAGTcatttagtaatttattttaaaaataaaaatttaatttaatttttatttatttgaaaataaatttaaaataaaaataatataatatacttATGTTTAACTACAAATTTGATAGTAATTgaactatattattaaatgaaacataataaaatatgtatttacatTACATCAAATTTGGTGGGATTGTGTCAATTTTAATGTCTTGTTGGAGATGAaactacaccaaatttggtgttttgatgtcTTATCCAAAGATGCCCTTTAAGTGTGTTGTCCTCTATATATTTTTACGtagtattaaaatataagataactTTGATTAATGATTAGTTTCGGTACATTGTATATGTGCATACTCTACTCTCACTTTGAATAGAATATCCCAAAGCATTGGTGTAACTTTACAATACAATCGTTTCGTGGGTAGAAGAAGGGATATGCATTTCTATTACACACAATGAGAGTgtagaagaaataaatgaattaaattCTAATTATGCACTGAATGACACCTAGTTAAAACTATCTTGTTTTTAAGATATAGTATGAAGCTTTAAGTTATTGCATTTAAAAGATACAGTATGAAGTTGTAAGTTATTGCACCCTCTGCGAGATAAGatatttcactttctctccttCACGACTTCTAGCTGGACTCTTGC
This genomic stretch from Brassica napus cultivar Da-Ae chromosome C9, Da-Ae, whole genome shotgun sequence harbors:
- the LOC106433885 gene encoding probable serine/threonine-protein kinase DDB_G0291350; translated protein: MGCSFSGLNALYDAVNGGGDVWINENRFRVVRQLGEGGFAFVYLVKEIVADASGGGLAKKVKDPSHISADGTYAVKKVLIQNKEQLELVREEIRVSSLFNHPNLLPLLDHAIISVKDGQGGARKHEAFLLFPVHLDGTLLDNSTSMKAKKESFSTADVLHIFRQLCDGLKHMHSLEPPYAHNDVKPGNVLLTRRKGQPPLAILMDFGSARPSRKQIRSRQEALQLQEWASEHCSAPFRAPELWDCPSHADIDERTDIWSLGCTLYAIMYGMSPFEYALGESGGSLQLAIMNAQIKWPNTGPKASYPEALHQFVTWMLQPQAAVRPRIGDIIIHVDKLIEKFTK